The genomic interval CGCCGCATAGCGGCTGAGCTGCTGCAAGTCCTCGCCGTAAATTTTGAGTACCACGTCCTGCTTGGCGCCCGAAATCAGCTCGTTGAAGCGCATCTGAATGGGCTGCTGAAAACCGAAGGTCACGCCGGGAATGACCGCCAGTGCTTCGGCCATTTTTTCGGCCAATTCCTCCTGGGTGCGGGCGGAGGTCCACTTGCGTTGGTCTTTTTCCAGGACCACCATCACGTCCGCCGCTTCCACCGGCATGGGGTCAGTCGGGATTTCCGCCGCCCCAATCCGGGCGACCACTTCCTTTACTTCCGGAAACTGGCGTCGGAGAATGGCGGCAGCCTGTTGTCCCTTTTCGACCGTGTAGCTCAGCGAAGAGCCCGTGAGCGTGCGCATCTCAATGGCGAAGTCTCCCTCGGCGAGCTGGGGAATGAACTCGCCCCCTAAGGTGCGAAACAAGAGCCCGGCCCCAATCAGTAGGGCGACGGCTGCCCCTAATACCCCCACCTTATGGCGTAGGCTCCATTCCAGTACGGGTTGGTAGCGCGCTTCCAACCAGCGCATCATGCGGTCGGAGAAGGTAGGTCGATGTTCCGTGGCCCGACTCAAGAGCAGGGCCGAGACCATCGGGACGTAGGTCAGCGAGAGGATAAACGCCCCGATGATGGCAAAAGCGACGGTTTCGGCCATGGGCCGGAACATCTTGCCCTCAATACCCGTGAGCGCTAGCAAGGGCAAGTAGACGATCAGAATAATGATTTCCCCGAAGGCGGCGGACGAACGGATCTTGGAAGCTGCCTCGTAAGTGGCCTCGTTCATCTGCGTGCGGGTGAGCTCCCCGTGAGCGCCTTCGGGGTGGGAGGCCGTGCCGATGTGGTGCTGCAGGCGGTGCACGATGGCTTCGACAATGATCACGGCCCCATCCACCACGAGGCCAAAGTCGATGGCGCCCAAGGAGAGCAGATTACCGGACACGCCAAACAGGCGCATCATACTGATGGCAAAGAGCATGGCCAGTGGAATCACGGAAGCGACCACGAGGCCTGCTCGCCAGTTACCCAGGAAGAGCACTAGGACGAACACCACAATCAGGGCCCCCTCGATCAGGTTCTGACTGACCGTGTGAATTGCGCGCCCCACCAGGTCGGAGCGGTCCAGGTACACGTCGATCGTCACCCCCTCTGGCAGCGACTTGCGCACGGTCGCCATGCGCGCTTTCACGGCTTGGATCACTTCGTTTGCGTTCGCGCCTTTAAGCATGAGCACGATGCCGCCGGTGACTTCGCCCTCGGCATTCCGGGTCATGGCTCCGTAGCGCACGGCCGAGCCCAGGCGCACGTCGGCCACGTCGCGCACCAGCACGGGCATCCCCCCTTGCGTGCTGCGCACGATGATATTGCCCAGGTCAGCCGCATTCTCGGCGAGGCCTTCCGTGCGGATATAATACGCGGTGGGCTTCTGGTCGATATAGGCGCCGCCCGCATTCTGATTGTTGCGGGTCACGGCCTGGTAGACCTGATCCACTGTCACCTTGAGAGAGCGGAGCCGGGTAGGGTCCAGGGCAATCTCGTACTGCTTCAGCAGGCCACCGAAGGAAGAAACATCCGCGACGCCAGGCGTGCCCAGTAGCTGACGCCGGACGATCCAGTCCTGAATGGTGCGCAGCTCGCGGGCATCGTACTTCTTTTCGTAGCCGGGTTTGGCGCGCACTAAGTACTGGTAGACTTCACCGAGGCCCGTGGTGACCGGCGCCATTTCGGGCCGGCCGATGCTGGCGGGAATCTGGCTTTCCGCTTCGCGCAACCGCTCGGCCACTTGTTGGCGAGCCCAGTAAATGTCAATCGGGTCCTCGAAGACGATCGTGACCACGGAGAGGCCAAAGCGGGAGAAGGAGCGCACCTCTTCCCGGCCGGGAATGGTGGCCACGCTCTGCTCGATGGGAAAGGAAACGAGTCGTTCAATGTCCCCCGCGGCCAGCGAAGGGGCCACCGTATAGACCACGACTTGGTTGGTGGTGATATCGGGTACCGCATCAATGGGTAATCGACTCAGGGAATAGCCGCCCCAGGCGACCAACGCCAGGGTTAGCAGCCCGATAAGGAGCTTGTTGTGAATGGAAAAATGAATCAGCCGGTCGAACATCCGCTGGTGGGGGTTAGGTCTAACACTTCCGTGAAAACCCTGCGGCGAGGCGGTTCCGGCTGTTAAGAGCGGAAACGGCGTGGCCACGACGCACCCGGGGGCCAACGTCACACGTTGGAAAACCGGGCAGGGCTGCTCCATACCGAAGCAGGCCGCCCGGTGGGGGTGGTCAGCAGGAAAACAAGGGAAAGGTTAGGCCCGCGGCGGTTGCCAGATAGCTCCGGGAGCACGGGTTGGCGCTGCCACCACGAATCGAACAGGTTGGCGAGCCGAGTCCCATACCCGGGGCGAAGCTTGAACAAGCGCCGGTAATGGGACGAGCGGTACGACGGCTCCGCCGCAGCAGTGACACTGGCATAAGGGAGAACACCAGTCCCCCAAAGCATCAGTATCACAATCCGAATGGGACGAGGCGGCCACTGTTGTTTGCGTCTGGTCTTGGCACACAGGAGTCTCGTCAGCGCAGGTCAGGCACGAGAGACACACGAAGTACAAGGCGAAAAATAGAGTAGACAGACGCATTACAGGCAAAGGTAACGACAACGTGGAATTACCAGCCCCACTTTTACCCGCTTTATCCGGCAAAGGTTCCTTCAGGAAGGATGCAAGCTCGACAATTGGGCTTACAACAGGCGGTAAATGCTCCCTCACAGAACGTTATAGGTTGCTGTGTTTACTCTCGATAAGCCAAAGGCGGGGCTTAGGATTTGTATTTATCACTTTTATCAGACTCATTGTTTAGTTTTGTCTGGTTACCTGAACCAGCAATCCCGTCTACGCGCGTTACAAAGCTGCTTTAGAGCGAAAGAAAAGCTATTTTTCAACTGAGTGGTTCAAGAAAACGATGATTTTCCATGAACAAACTAGCTTATAAAGAAGCTCTTTAACACTTAAAAGCCACATCCGCAGTGGCTTCAAAGAAGAGTTATTGGTTCAGCGAAAGGAGGCCGACTAAACCAAGAAAACAAGTAAAACTGTCAACCTATTGCCGGACAAGACAGTGGAAGGCGGCATAGACGAGCATGGGGCGATTGTGGCACCGAAATGCACGAGGCAGCTCTGCGGCATACTTTATAAGGTATTGTGTTTATTTACCTTTTAGTTGAGCTTTCACGGGTTTACCAGCCATGCACCAAATCATTTACATGAGTACGGCCAGCTGGTCGATGACCGACGCTGAATTAGCGCAACTCCTCCGGCAGGCGCAGCAAGGCAACGAGCGCGGAGGCATTACCGGCGCGCTCGTATACAGCAATGGCCAGTTTATGCAAATCATGGAGGGAGAGCAGGCCGCGTTGGAAGAACTCTACGCCCAACTTGGCCAGGACCGCCGGCACCAAGGCCTCTTCAAACTCGCTGATCGCCCTATTCCAGTGCGGCGTTTCTCGGAATGGTCGATGGGGTTTCAAGTCGTCTCCCCGGCCGCGTTCGAGCAGCTACGGGGCTACGTAGCGCCCGCACAGATGGCGCAGCAGCTGCCCGACTTGGGAGCAGCCGACAGTTTATTTATCGACCGGATGCGCGATCTCATCCTAGCCTTTAAGTCTTAATTGAGCCTTCAGCGGATCCGATTGGTTAGGTGAAGTGTTCCTTTTCCCTTGCTTGGTTTGCCTATGACGCCTGATTCTCTATTACCAGCTGACGAGGCGGCCCGCCTTCGGTCGCTGCATTACTATGCCATTCTCAGCTCGTTACACGAAGCTGTTTTTGAAGAACTAGTGCGCTTGACTGCCCAAATATTCAGCCTGCCCATTTCTCTGATTGCCCTCGTAGAAGCCGAAGAAGCCATTTACATCGCCAATCAGGGCTTAGGGGACCAAGAACGTCAGCCCCGCGTGGAAGCACTGTGCTCGGTGGCTGTACGCGAGAACAAGGCAGTCGTATTTGCCGACCTGACCACGCAGCCGCAACAGGCACGGGTAACGGCGGAGGCCCTGGCAGCGGCGCGGATGCGGGATTTACAATTTTACGCCGGGGTACCACTGCGCATGCCCGACCAGCGCACCATTGGCACGCTCTGCGTGATTGACCACCAGCCGCGCACCTTTAGCGCGGCGGAGCAACAGGTACTGGAACGCATTTCCGACTTGGTGGCGCAAACCATCGCCGTGCGGCACTACTGCTTGATCGATGGCCTAGGGGAAGAACACTGGCAAGTCATGCAGGGGCTGTTAGTCGAGGAAATCGAGGAACTCGTAGCCCTGGTGCGCTACCTCGGGACGCGCCTCGCGGTGCAGATACCCGTACCGAAGCACGTACTGGATCTCGTGATGCAGCGACTCGATGATGTGTACACGCTGCTGCGCGAGTACTATGTGAGCAAGAGGCCTAAGCCGGCCAGTTAAGTAGCCAGGCTACTACTGGTAGCTGAGCATCCGGAAGCGAGAACAAGGGCCGCAGACTGGAACAATAGCGTGCCAGGCGCGGCAGTTAGTCAAGATAAATCCGCGCTTATGCCAAGAGGGGATTTCTCTTGTAACTGTTACAACACGATTGTAGTGGCTTCGCCTTGCCATTTTTCAGTCATTCTCACCGGCGATCTGATGAGTCATATCGTGTGCTACCCCTTGCTCGTTGGTGGTGTTGGCCTGATAGGAGTCCGTTGGATTAGGGTCCTGGAAAAGCCGGCGCGCCCGAAACCAGTATTCGGGGGAGAGGCCGAACGGGAACAATCCCCCAGCTGCTGGTCTCCTGCGGACAGTACCAGCCTACCCACAGAAGCGAAAAGGATAGCACCTGGTTCGCACGGGTAGGATACCCAAAACTGGTGTTTGCACGCGTCCAGCTAGGCTTGCGCGTGCAAGCGTTGTGCTTACTACTTTTTCGTTGAAATAGTTTTTGGATTCCCCTCATCCAACGTGCTTACTTTGACCCATCACCTGAGCCCCGAACAGGAACTGTGTGCCCGTTTTACCGAAGCCACACACCAGCTGCGGGCTTTGTTTGATGCCCTTTTTCAACCCGGGAACCGCCCCTAAAAAAGCCCAACGAGTAGCTGGGCCTTTTGTGGATAATAGAAATAATAGCGTACGCAGGTTCTGAGTAGGTAAATATATAACTTATTTTATATAATTACGAATAAAGTAGTCGTGATCCTGCATAAGTGGATCAGGTTTTTGCTTCTACCTCAAGGGCGGTAATACCCTTTACTAGGCCATATCGTCGGGCTGTCTAGCGCCCACCGCCCCGTAGCTCCTCGCCATACGAGGTACTTTACTGTCCACTCCTTCTCAAGCAGGGTGAGCCCACAAGAAACAAGCTACGGCCAGCAGTACTCCATAGCGAATACCAGCGTCGTTGTCACCGGAAGTGATAGGCCGGTTCGTAACGGGCATATAAAAGCCCCGCACTCTCTCCCAAGGCGGGGCTTTAAGATGATGCCATGCAGTAGTATGCTGGCCTAGGTCATCAGTGGAGAAAAGACAGAAAATACGTAACTAGGTTGCTTGCCAGGCTATCGACGAACAGCTAGCCGAAGTTGCTGATGGCCGTCTAACCCCATGAGTAGCGTCCCCGTTTACCGAACGTTGAGTAGACAAGTAAGTGCCCGCATGTAGGCGATTGTTTTCTGTCTATTATAACTTCTTCTTTGCTAGTGTAACGCTATTCTTCGTGACTGATTCTCAACTCAACTCTAGCCCCGCCGGCTTATTTACGGCTGCCGACTGGCTGACCATGCTGGAGGTATCCTTAACGGCTATCCAGCTGGCACGCCCCCTTTTTGCCCCCGATGGTCATGCTATCATTGACTTCGCCCTGGACTACACCAACCCCGCTGGGCAGCGTATGACAGGCCTTACCGGGCAGCCAGGCAGTACGTTGCTGGATTGTTTTCCGCACGCGCAGGCAGAGGGGGTTTTCGCTTACTACCAGCGCGTGTTCGAGACAGGCGAGCTGCTCACCTATGAGGTCAATTATCAAGAGGATGGGTTGGATAACTACTTCCGGTTTAGCGCCCGGCGCAGCGGCGAGCGGCTGCTGGTAAGCTTCACCGATACCACCGAGCAGCCCCGCACCGCCGTGGAAGTGGCCCTGCGCGCGAGCCAGGCCGCCGAGCGGGCCGCTGGCGCCGACGCCGAGGCCCAGCGCCAGCGGTTTTACGAGGTGCTCATGCAACTGCCGGCCCAGGTTGCCACTTACCACGGCCCCGACCACGTGTTCTCCTTTGTCAATCCGCGCTACCAGGCCTATTTTCCGGGCCAGGCGCTGCTGGGTCGCCCCCTGCAGGAGGCCCTGCCCGAAGCCCTAGCGCAAGGCTTTGTTGGCTTGCTTGACCACGTGTTTCAGACTGGCGAGCCGTATTACAGCCCCGAGCAGGAATTTTGGCTGGGCTCGGAGAGCACCAGGCCGCCCGAGCAGCTGTTTCTGAATGCGTTTTTCTGCCCCCTGCGTGATGCGCAGGGCCGCATCGACGGCCTGCTGGACTTCTCCTACGACGTGACGGAGCAGGTGCGGGCCCGCCGGCAGGTCGAGCAGCTCAACCAGCAGCTGGAAGCCCGGGTGCAGGAGCGCACCCAAGATACGCTGGTAGCGCTGGGCACAGCCGAGCGGGAGCGCACCTTGTTGCAGACGGTCCTGACTCAGGCCCCTGTGGCGATTGGGCTTTTTCAGGGGGAGGAACTGCGCATCACCGCGGCCAATGCGCAAATGGCGGCCATCTGGGGTCGTACTCCCGAGCAGGTGCTGAGCCAGCCGCTGCTCGACGCGGTACCCGAACTGCGCGGCCAGGGCTTCGACGAGCAGCTGCGCCAGGTGTTGCGCACGCAGGTACCGGTGCGGGGCACGGAAACCCCCGCGGTGATGCTCCGCGACGGGCAGCTACAGACTACTTACTACACCTTCGTCTACCAGCCGCTCTACGACACCGAAGGCCGGGTACTGGGCGTGATTGACGTGGCCGTGGAGGTAACTGAGCAGGTACTGGTCCGCCAGCAGATTGAACAGCTCAACCAGGAGCTGGAAGCCCGGGTGCAGGAGCGCACCCAGCAAACCGAGCAGGCCCGCGCCGAGGCCGAAATCCAGCGCCAGCGCTTTTACGACCTGCTCATGCTACTGCCGGCCAACGTGGCGGTGAACGAAGGCCCCGACCAAGTGTTTACCCTTGTGAACCCCGGCTACCAACGCCAAGCCCCCGGACTCCACTTGCTGGGGAAGCCCATCCGGCAGGTCTGGCCCGAGTTGGTTGACCACGGCATCCTAGACGAGCTCGGCCGGGTGTACCAGACCGGCGAGCCCTTCACCGCGACCGAGATGCCAGTGCAGGTGGATTTAACGCGCACCGGCCAGCTGGAGCAGGGGTACTATACCTTCTTTTTCCTGCCCTTGCGCGATGCGCAGGGCCAGCTAAATGGGGTGCTGAATTTTTCCTACAATGTCACCGACTCCGTGGTTGCCCGCCAGCAGGTCGAGCGCCTCAATAAGGAGTTGGAAACCCGCGTGCAAGCGCGTACCGAGGAACTAGCCGCCGTTAACAACGCGCTGACGACTACCAACAAGGAACTGTTCGACAGCAACCGCCAGCTCACGCGCTCTAACGTGGACCTGGATACCTTTGTCTATACGGCCTCGCACGACCTGAAAGCGCCCATCACCAACATTGAGAGCATCCTGCTGGCCCTGCGCGACACGCTGCCCGCGGCGGTGCAGCAGGACGAGGTGGTGGCCCATTTGCTCGACTTACTCAATCAAACGGTAGGGCGCTTTCAACTCACCATCGGCCAGCTCACGGATATCTCCCGCCTGCAACTGGTTCACGCCGGCCCGGCCGAGCCGGTCGTGCTGGCCCGCGTCGTGGAGAACGTGCGCCTGGACCTGGTGCCCGCTATCGGGGCTGCCGACGTGCGGCTGAGCGTCGAAGTAGCCCCCGACCTGGTCGTGTCCTTCTCGCCGGCTAACCTGCGCTCCATCATCTACAACCTGCTCAGCAACGCCGTCAAGTACCGCGCCCTGGACCGACCCGCCCAGGTGCGCGTGCACGCCGCGCAAACGGCGTCCGAGGTGATGCTCACGGTGCAGGATAATGGGCTGGGCATGAGTGCAGTGCAGCAGCGCCAGCTCTTTGGCCTCTTCCAGCGCCTGCACACCCACGTGGAGGGCACCGGCGTCGGCCTCTACATCACCAAGCGCCTTATAGAGAACGCCGGCGGTACTATTACCGTGCAGAGCCAGCCGGGCGTGGGCACCATCTTTACTGTCACCCTTCCCACCTAGCGCCCAATCAATGCCTATCTTAGCCAGTGTGCTCTTAGTCGATGACGACAGCACGACCAACTTCTTGAATAAGCTCTTGCTCACCCGCATGGAAGTCGCCGAGCAGGTGCTCGTGGCCGAGGATGGCGAGCAGGCTTTGCGCACGGTGGTACAAAGCTGTGTGGACTCGACGGCCCCTGCCTGTCCGCAGTTGATCCTGTTAGACATGAACATGCCCGTGATGAATGGACTGGCTTTTCTGGAAATGTATGTGCAACTGCCGCTCGCCCAGCGGCAGGCCATTGTCATTGTCCTGCTCACGACCTCGCTGCACGAGCGCGACCTAGCGCACGCCCAGCAACTCCCCATTGCCGGTTTCCTCAACAAGCCCCTTACCCGGG from Hymenobacter sp. GOD-10R carries:
- a CDS encoding GAF domain-containing protein, which translates into the protein MTPDSLLPADEAARLRSLHYYAILSSLHEAVFEELVRLTAQIFSLPISLIALVEAEEAIYIANQGLGDQERQPRVEALCSVAVRENKAVVFADLTTQPQQARVTAEALAAARMRDLQFYAGVPLRMPDQRTIGTLCVIDHQPRTFSAAEQQVLERISDLVAQTIAVRHYCLIDGLGEEHWQVMQGLLVEEIEELVALVRYLGTRLAVQIPVPKHVLDLVMQRLDDVYTLLREYYVSKRPKPAS
- a CDS encoding DUF6660 family protein, with product MRLSTLFFALYFVCLSCLTCADETPVCQDQTQTTVAASSHSDCDTDALGDWCSPLCQCHCCGGAVVPLVPLPALVQASPRVWDSARQPVRFVVAAPTRAPGAIWQPPRA
- a CDS encoding BLUF domain-containing protein — translated: MHQIIYMSTASWSMTDAELAQLLRQAQQGNERGGITGALVYSNGQFMQIMEGEQAALEELYAQLGQDRRHQGLFKLADRPIPVRRFSEWSMGFQVVSPAAFEQLRGYVAPAQMAQQLPDLGAADSLFIDRMRDLILAFKS
- a CDS encoding PAS domain-containing protein produces the protein MTDSQLNSSPAGLFTAADWLTMLEVSLTAIQLARPLFAPDGHAIIDFALDYTNPAGQRMTGLTGQPGSTLLDCFPHAQAEGVFAYYQRVFETGELLTYEVNYQEDGLDNYFRFSARRSGERLLVSFTDTTEQPRTAVEVALRASQAAERAAGADAEAQRQRFYEVLMQLPAQVATYHGPDHVFSFVNPRYQAYFPGQALLGRPLQEALPEALAQGFVGLLDHVFQTGEPYYSPEQEFWLGSESTRPPEQLFLNAFFCPLRDAQGRIDGLLDFSYDVTEQVRARRQVEQLNQQLEARVQERTQDTLVALGTAERERTLLQTVLTQAPVAIGLFQGEELRITAANAQMAAIWGRTPEQVLSQPLLDAVPELRGQGFDEQLRQVLRTQVPVRGTETPAVMLRDGQLQTTYYTFVYQPLYDTEGRVLGVIDVAVEVTEQVLVRQQIEQLNQELEARVQERTQQTEQARAEAEIQRQRFYDLLMLLPANVAVNEGPDQVFTLVNPGYQRQAPGLHLLGKPIRQVWPELVDHGILDELGRVYQTGEPFTATEMPVQVDLTRTGQLEQGYYTFFFLPLRDAQGQLNGVLNFSYNVTDSVVARQQVERLNKELETRVQARTEELAAVNNALTTTNKELFDSNRQLTRSNVDLDTFVYTASHDLKAPITNIESILLALRDTLPAAVQQDEVVAHLLDLLNQTVGRFQLTIGQLTDISRLQLVHAGPAEPVVLARVVENVRLDLVPAIGAADVRLSVEVAPDLVVSFSPANLRSIIYNLLSNAVKYRALDRPAQVRVHAAQTASEVMLTVQDNGLGMSAVQQRQLFGLFQRLHTHVEGTGVGLYITKRLIENAGGTITVQSQPGVGTIFTVTLPT
- a CDS encoding response regulator, which encodes MPILASVLLVDDDSTTNFLNKLLLTRMEVAEQVLVAEDGEQALRTVVQSCVDSTAPACPQLILLDMNMPVMNGLAFLEMYVQLPLAQRQAIVIVLLTTSLHERDLAHAQQLPIAGFLNKPLTREKVQAILQQHFGEELRAER